Proteins encoded within one genomic window of uncultured Desulfobacter sp.:
- a CDS encoding methyl-accepting chemotaxis protein yields the protein MLKKIKLRTRLLLAICSVAVVSFAATIGYVAVKAENQSEAQALETAKEMASRYSGAVQISIETAMDAARTLAHVFEGAKINSSSPDRKLFNAILRRVLEQNPGFIGVWTCWEPNALDGMDMKYKGTQGHDDTGRFIPYWYRGGSGAIALEPLISYTVPGDGDYYLVPLKTGQESIMEPYSYTVGGKEMLITSVCVPITVDGQTIGIAGVDIPLSFLGEMISEITPYETGYGFLVSNTGLFVSHPKSDLRGKNMRNYGGDDSLMAAIANGKEYTLYKESVKTGAMSMMQFVPITIGKVTTPWSFAIVAPMDKVRAGAKQMAKTSILIGIISMVIFVAIIFVLANSIVAPINRIVVGLKDIAQGEGDLTMRLPSDRKDEIGELASWFNLFVEKLQKIISGITHDIKGLENASSGLVSISDTVSHGAGTMSEKSSTVAAAAEEMSNNITSVASAVEQLSTNINMVSAAAEEMTSTINEIAKNTDQTRVTSNQTVSKTQSASKNMSMLNNAAQEIGKVVETITDISEQTNLLALNATIEAARAGESGKGFAVVAGEIKGLAQQTAEATQEIKGRVENIQSSTHDTVNEIQKITEAITDVNTMIDNVAAAVEEQSASTREISENISQAATGIQEVTENVTQTAEVAGQIAQDISEVSSASDEMAEASNRITTSADDLKDLSGTLTEAVHQFKV from the coding sequence ATGTTAAAAAAAATAAAATTGAGAACCCGATTGCTGTTGGCAATTTGCTCTGTTGCCGTGGTAAGTTTTGCCGCAACCATCGGCTATGTCGCAGTAAAGGCAGAAAACCAGAGTGAAGCCCAGGCATTAGAAACAGCCAAGGAGATGGCCAGCCGATACAGCGGAGCGGTTCAGATCTCCATTGAAACCGCCATGGATGCCGCCAGAACCCTTGCCCATGTATTTGAAGGGGCAAAAATAAATTCCTCCAGCCCCGACCGTAAACTATTCAACGCCATCCTGCGCCGGGTATTGGAACAAAACCCCGGCTTTATCGGTGTATGGACCTGCTGGGAGCCCAATGCTCTGGACGGCATGGATATGAAATATAAAGGCACCCAGGGGCATGATGACACCGGCCGGTTTATACCCTACTGGTACCGGGGGGGGAGTGGTGCTATCGCCTTAGAACCCCTGATTTCGTATACGGTGCCCGGAGATGGTGATTATTACCTGGTTCCCCTTAAGACAGGCCAAGAGAGTATTATGGAACCCTATTCTTATACAGTCGGCGGCAAAGAGATGCTCATCACATCTGTCTGCGTTCCCATCACCGTCGACGGCCAAACGATTGGCATCGCCGGTGTTGATATTCCCTTGAGTTTTCTCGGGGAAATGATCTCCGAAATTACCCCCTACGAAACCGGATACGGTTTCCTGGTATCCAACACCGGTCTTTTTGTCTCCCATCCTAAATCAGACCTTCGGGGAAAAAATATGCGGAACTACGGCGGTGACGACAGTTTAATGGCCGCCATTGCCAATGGTAAAGAATATACGCTCTATAAAGAATCAGTCAAAACAGGTGCCATGTCAATGATGCAATTTGTTCCCATCACCATAGGCAAAGTCACCACCCCCTGGTCCTTTGCCATTGTTGCCCCAATGGACAAAGTCCGGGCAGGCGCCAAGCAGATGGCCAAAACCTCCATCCTCATCGGCATCATTTCCATGGTTATATTCGTGGCCATCATTTTCGTTCTTGCGAACTCCATTGTCGCACCCATCAATAGGATTGTGGTAGGACTCAAGGATATCGCCCAGGGAGAAGGTGATTTGACCATGCGTCTGCCGTCGGACCGAAAGGACGAAATCGGAGAACTGGCAAGCTGGTTCAATCTTTTTGTGGAAAAACTTCAAAAAATCATATCAGGCATCACCCATGATATCAAAGGCCTGGAAAACGCCTCATCCGGTCTTGTCTCTATTTCAGACACGGTATCCCATGGTGCCGGAACCATGTCTGAAAAATCCAGTACCGTCGCTGCAGCCGCAGAAGAGATGAGCAACAACATAACATCTGTCGCCTCTGCCGTAGAGCAGTTATCCACCAATATCAACATGGTTTCTGCTGCCGCAGAGGAGATGACGTCAACCATCAATGAGATTGCTAAAAATACGGATCAAACCAGGGTGACAAGCAACCAAACCGTGTCAAAAACCCAGTCCGCCTCGAAAAATATGAGCATGCTGAACAACGCAGCCCAGGAAATAGGCAAGGTGGTGGAAACGATTACCGACATCTCTGAGCAGACCAACCTGTTAGCCTTGAACGCCACCATAGAGGCGGCCCGGGCCGGTGAATCCGGCAAAGGTTTTGCCGTTGTAGCCGGCGAGATCAAAGGCCTGGCCCAGCAGACTGCCGAGGCGACACAGGAAATCAAAGGCCGGGTGGAAAACATCCAATCGTCCACCCATGACACCGTTAATGAAATCCAAAAAATCACCGAGGCCATCACCGATGTAAATACCATGATCGATAATGTTGCCGCTGCGGTGGAAGAGCAGTCGGCCTCCACCCGGGAAATATCTGAAAACATCAGCCAAGCGGCTACTGGAATCCAAGAGGTTACGGAAAATGTCACCCAAACCGCCGAGGTGGCCGGCCAGATTGCCCAGGACATTTCAGAGGTCAGCAGCGCTTCCGATGAGATGGCAGAGGCCAGCAACCGGATCACAACCAGTGCCGATGACCTGAAAGATCTCTCGGGCACTCTGACCGAGGCAGTACACCAATTTAAGGTATAG
- a CDS encoding transposase: MAPGFFLEDLEEIFQYEVLKMLKKEGKITDAVIENMLSWRHSGFHVYVGDRIYSDDKASLGNLARYIIRACFSQERMVYIPAEAFDDNTAKIVYTSKDRKIRKIFNALDWLARLIQKIYEVDPMICPKCWGKMHIISFIEELDVIEKILRHLGLWDNRNHDPPQPVTSDSIPDLVYDFSDSQIPASGWH; the protein is encoded by the coding sequence ATGGCACCTGGGTTCTTTTTGGAAGATCTTGAAGAAATCTTTCAGTATGAGGTGCTGAAAATGCTCAAAAAGGAGGGTAAAATAACGGATGCCGTCATTGAAAATATGCTTTCATGGCGTCATTCAGGCTTCCATGTTTATGTCGGAGATAGAATTTATTCCGATGACAAAGCCAGCCTTGGCAATCTTGCCCGGTACATTATCCGCGCCTGTTTTTCCCAGGAACGTATGGTCTACATACCGGCGGAAGCTTTCGATGATAATACCGCCAAAATTGTTTATACATCGAAAGACCGAAAGATCAGAAAAATTTTTAACGCTCTGGACTGGCTGGCCAGGCTAATCCAAAAAATTTACGAAGTGGACCCGATGATCTGTCCGAAATGCTGGGGGAAAATGCATATCATCAGCTTCATCGAAGAACTTGACGTCATCGAAAAAATTTTGCGTCATCTTGGGCTTTGGGATAACCGGAACCATGATCCACCGCAACCTGTTACTTCCGACTCTATCCCTGATTTGGTTTATGACTTTTCTGACTCCCAAATCCCGGCCAGCGGCTGGCATTAA
- a CDS encoding zinc ribbon domain-containing protein: MSGKDFDLLHAARTEDLEDSQISKLAVIGKNEKEIIGKLKYSGSHLLQGARGIGKSMLLKEAEAELDREFNDDRNLAIYVNFKTSTLLEGVKADNKSAFQVWVGAKILQSLYEKLISMGIINENDLSDPFKRIFGVKTIYGMKETLQEKIHLLQQLSKDSNKKEIINKLGDDFIDKVNDITYITEIIKEIINEYQLNRVVFLFDEAAHTFIPEQQEIFFEIFKLIHGGKVAVKAAVYPSITAYGKNFEIGHDAILIPLGAFEPGAVGRESSRKVYRELIGRRIPQKGKLRKEIFSKGEVLDQCIHLASGNPRAFLHLFNRVYDRGYTERALLLSTQDYVDQELIPYHLGLAKRLPKYSHHVKLGLDVLKEYIIPEISIKNNREKKTKYQSAFFTLQRDMPPNLKLALDLLCYSGILSKQGTIKISSRKTGQRYMVHLALMFTEKAFVTNKFSDVIKMISLTDYREFNADDPNFNKYLENLKNQADECQKCSSEIPANAKFCPQCGTKVEEKSIVGALLDDSVREISISSLIADRIEPEFPLVGDVVHATRSELMQISYIKEVRSRMIKNAADEYISG, translated from the coding sequence ATGTCAGGAAAAGACTTTGATCTGCTTCATGCAGCACGGACGGAAGACTTAGAAGACTCTCAGATAAGTAAATTAGCGGTTATAGGGAAAAATGAAAAAGAGATCATAGGAAAGCTCAAATATAGTGGCTCTCATCTTCTCCAAGGGGCTAGGGGAATTGGAAAATCAATGCTGCTCAAAGAAGCAGAAGCAGAATTAGATCGAGAATTCAATGACGATAGAAATCTTGCTATATATGTAAACTTCAAAACAAGCACCCTTCTTGAAGGGGTGAAGGCGGATAATAAAAGCGCATTTCAGGTGTGGGTTGGTGCAAAAATTCTCCAATCGCTTTATGAAAAACTTATCAGTATGGGCATCATTAATGAAAATGACTTATCTGATCCGTTTAAACGAATATTTGGGGTAAAAACGATATATGGAATGAAAGAAACACTCCAAGAAAAAATACACCTTCTCCAACAACTGTCAAAGGACAGTAATAAAAAAGAAATAATAAATAAACTCGGCGATGACTTTATCGATAAAGTTAATGATATTACATATATAACAGAAATAATAAAAGAAATAATAAACGAATATCAGTTAAATAGAGTTGTGTTTTTATTTGATGAGGCGGCACACACTTTTATTCCAGAACAACAAGAAATTTTTTTCGAAATTTTTAAACTTATCCATGGCGGAAAAGTCGCTGTCAAAGCAGCTGTATATCCATCAATAACTGCATATGGTAAAAATTTTGAAATTGGTCATGATGCCATATTGATTCCTTTAGGAGCTTTTGAACCAGGGGCTGTGGGTCGGGAATCTTCAAGAAAGGTCTATAGAGAGCTAATCGGTCGTAGAATACCTCAAAAAGGGAAATTGCGTAAAGAAATTTTTTCTAAAGGTGAGGTGCTAGACCAATGTATTCATTTAGCATCAGGAAACCCCAGAGCATTTTTACATCTGTTCAATAGAGTATATGATAGGGGTTATACTGAGAGAGCATTGTTATTGTCAACCCAGGACTATGTTGATCAAGAATTAATTCCGTATCATCTTGGATTAGCAAAAAGGCTGCCCAAGTATTCACATCATGTTAAGCTTGGATTAGATGTGTTGAAGGAATACATAATTCCTGAAATCTCAATTAAAAATAACAGAGAAAAGAAAACAAAATATCAATCAGCGTTTTTTACTCTTCAACGGGATATGCCACCAAATCTAAAACTGGCATTAGATCTGCTTTGCTATTCAGGAATATTGTCAAAACAAGGAACGATAAAAATCTCATCAAGAAAAACTGGACAGAGATATATGGTTCATCTTGCTCTAATGTTTACTGAGAAAGCGTTTGTTACTAATAAATTCAGTGATGTAATTAAGATGATAAGCTTGACCGATTATCGTGAGTTTAATGCTGATGATCCAAATTTTAATAAGTATTTAGAAAACTTAAAAAACCAAGCTGATGAATGCCAAAAGTGTTCTTCCGAAATCCCTGCAAATGCAAAATTTTGTCCGCAATGTGGCACTAAAGTTGAAGAAAAATCCATAGTTGGTGCCTTGCTGGATGACTCTGTAAGAGAAATATCGATTAGTAGTCTTATCGCAGATCGAATCGAGCCCGAATTTCCTTTAGTCGGGGATGTCGTTCATGCAACACGCTCAGAATTAATGCAAATATCTTACATTAAAGAGGTCAGATCTAGAATGATTAAAAATGCTGCAGATGAGTATATATCAGGTTAA
- a CDS encoding recombinase family protein: MYPKGQKAEIGYTRVSSTNQKTDRQLDGVPLDKIFEDKQTGKDTNRPQLQACLDYLREGDRLHVHSMDRLARSLADLQAMVQDLTSQGIVVKFHKEGLEFTGEDNPMSMLMLQIMGAVAEFERSLIRERQTEGIKKALAKGVKFGRAPKLTLADKYQIADLVEQGQEKNALAEQFGVSRQTIYRALKEVQA; encoded by the coding sequence ATGTACCCCAAAGGACAAAAAGCGGAAATAGGATATACAAGGGTATCATCAACAAACCAAAAAACAGACCGGCAACTTGACGGTGTACCTCTGGATAAAATTTTTGAGGATAAACAAACAGGCAAAGACACCAACCGGCCCCAACTTCAGGCTTGCCTGGATTACCTTCGGGAAGGGGACCGGCTGCACGTCCATTCCATGGACCGGTTAGCCCGGAGCCTTGCCGACCTCCAGGCCATGGTTCAGGACCTGACCAGTCAGGGGATTGTTGTCAAATTTCACAAAGAAGGTTTGGAATTTACCGGAGAGGACAATCCTATGTCTATGCTGATGCTTCAGATCATGGGAGCCGTGGCGGAGTTCGAGCGTTCCCTGATCCGGGAACGGCAAACTGAAGGGATAAAAAAAGCCCTGGCAAAAGGCGTGAAATTCGGCAGAGCTCCCAAATTGACCCTGGCCGATAAATATCAGATTGCTGATCTGGTAGAGCAAGGGCAAGAAAAGAACGCCTTGGCTGAACAGTTTGGGGTGTCCCGGCAGACCATTTACCGGGCGTTAAAAGAAGTTCAAGCGTAA
- a CDS encoding Uma2 family endonuclease, whose translation MPAQPQEKNLMSTAEYLEMERTSLDIKHEFFNGEVFAMVGASRNHNRINVNLTKKLGINFETNPAHCEVFSNDMRVKTAENYTYPDLIISCGDAKFEDDKFDTLTNPVIIIEILSDSTERFDRTKKFAYYRAIPTLQEYILVSQHECWVEQYIRQNDMWGYQSYDGLDQVLKLESVNFELPLSEIYLNVEFEDEPRKI comes from the coding sequence ATGCCAGCACAGCCACAAGAGAAAAATTTGATGTCAACGGCTGAATATTTGGAGATGGAAAGAACCTCTCTGGATATTAAGCATGAATTTTTTAATGGTGAGGTCTTCGCTATGGTTGGGGCCAGCAGGAACCACAACCGCATTAATGTGAATTTGACAAAAAAATTAGGGATAAATTTTGAAACCAACCCGGCCCATTGCGAAGTGTTCTCTAATGACATGCGGGTTAAAACGGCAGAAAATTATACCTATCCTGATCTTATTATTTCCTGTGGTGATGCAAAATTTGAAGATGATAAGTTTGACACCCTAACAAATCCCGTTATCATTATCGAAATTCTTTCAGATTCAACCGAACGTTTTGATAGGACGAAAAAGTTTGCGTATTATCGGGCAATTCCTACGCTTCAAGAATACATCCTTGTTTCCCAACATGAATGTTGGGTTGAGCAATATATACGCCAAAACGATATGTGGGGTTATCAATCATACGATGGGTTAGACCAGGTTTTGAAGCTGGAATCCGTTAACTTTGAACTGCCGTTATCTGAAATCTATTTGAATGTTGAGTTTGAAGATGAGCCTCGCAAAATTTGA